A region of Ochotona princeps isolate mOchPri1 chromosome 2, mOchPri1.hap1, whole genome shotgun sequence DNA encodes the following proteins:
- the IGSF9 gene encoding protein turtle homolog A isoform X1, with protein sequence MIWCLSLAILSLIISQGADGRGKPEVSVVGRAGESVVLGCDLLPPASRPPLHVIEWLRFGFLLPIFIQFGLYSPRIDPDYVGRVRLQKGASLQIEGLRAEDQGWYECRVLFLDQHSPEEDFANGSWVHLTVNSPPQFQETPPLVLEVQELESVTLRCVARGSPQPHVTWKLRGQDLGQSQGQVQVQNGTLLIRRVQRGSSGVYTCQASSTEGSATHATQLLVLGAPIIVVPPRNSTVNASQDVSLACQAEAYPANLTYSWYQDGTNVFHISRLQSRVRILVDGSLRLQSAQPDDAGCYTCVPSNGLLHPPSASAYLTVLYPAQVIEMPPETPLPVGMPGVIRCPVRANPPLLFVSWTKDGEALQLDKFPGWSQGTEGSLRIALGNEDALGEYSCTPYNSLGTAGPSPVTRVLLKAPPAFVQRPKEEYFQEVGRELLIPCSAQGDPPPTVSWTKVGRGLRGQAQVDSNGSLVLRPLTKEAHGRWECSASNAVARVTTSTNVYVLGTSPHVVTNVSVVPVPKGANVSWEPGFDGGYLQRFSVWYTPLAKRPDRAHHDWLSLAVPVGAVHLLVPGLQPHTQYQFSVLAQNKLGSGPFSEIVLSAPEGLPTTPAAPRLPPTEMLPPLSPPRGLVAVRTPRGVLLHWDPPELVPQTLDGYVLEGRQGSQGWEVLDRAVAGSDVQLLVPGLIKDVLYEFRLVAFAGSYVSDPSNSANVSTIGLEVYPSRTQLPGLLPQPVLAGVVGGVCFLGVAVFVSILAACLMNRRRAARRRLKRLRQEPPLLFSPSGKSASHSAPGSGSPDSVAKLKLQGSEVPSLRQSLLWGEPTRPASPHPDPPPSRGPLPLEPISRGPDGRFVMGPTVVPPHEKPGPERVEPGAPARLLARPYNCSSSSPSGAPQPLCIADISPVGPPPAAPPSPLPGPGSLLQYLSLPFFREMNVDGDWPPLEEPSPAPPLDYMDTRPCPISSLLRPPDSPLTSPRTGHPGAMAGAGGAPEPPYTALADWTLRERLLPGLLPAAPRGSLTSQSSGRGSASFLRPPSTAPSAGGSYLSPAPGDTSSWASGPERWPRREHVMTVSKRRNTSVDENYEWDSEFPGDMELLETLHLGLAGSRLRADVEPELGTKSPEEGCLLNTTQASGPEARCAALREEFLAFRRRRDASRARLPVYRQPVPHPEQATLL encoded by the exons ATGATTTGGTGCCTCAGTCTGGCCATCCTCAGCCTGATCATCAGCCAGGGGGCTGACG GTCGAGGGAAGCCTGAGGTCTCTGTGGTGGGCCGGGCTGGGGAGAGTGTGGTGCTGGGCTGTGACCTGCTGCCCCCGGCCAGCCGGCCCCCTCTGCATGTCATCGAGTGGCTGCGCTTTggattcctgcttcccatcttcaTCCAGTTCGGCCTCTACTCTCCGCGAATCGACCCTGATTACGTGG GACGAGTCCGGCTGCAGAAGGGGGCATCACTGCAGATCGAGGGGCTGCGGGCTGAAGACCAGGGCTGGTACGAGTGCCGCGTGCTCTTCCTGGACCAGCACAGCCCCGAGGAGGACTTTGCCAACGGCTCCTGGGTGCACCTGACAGTGAATT CGCCCCCTCAATTCCAGGAGACACCTCCCCTGGTCCTGGAAGTGCAGGAACTGGAGTCTGTGACCCTGCGTTGTGTGGCCCGCGGCAGCCCCCAGCCTCATGTAACTTGGAAACTTCGAGGACAGGACCTTGGCCAGAGCCAGGGTCAAGTGCAA GTGCAGAATGGGACACTGTTGATCCGGCGGGTTCAGCGTGGCAGCTCCGGGGTCTACACCTGCCAAGCCTCCAGCACTGAGGGCAGCGCCACTCATGCCACCCAGCTGCTAGTGCTAG GTGCCCCCATCATCGTGGTGCCTCCCAGGAACAGCACGGTcaatgcctcccaggatgtgtccTTGGCCTGTCAGGCTGAGGCATACCCTGCTAACCTCACCTACAGCTGGTACCAGGATGGCACTAATGTCTTCCACATCAG CCGCTTGCAGTCCCGAGTGCGGATCCTGGTAGATGGGAGCCTGCGGctgcagtcagcccagcctgatgaTGCCGGCTGCTACACCTGTGTCCCCAGTAATGGCCTCCTGCACCCGCCCTCTGCCTCTGCCTACCTCACTGTGCTCT acccagcccaggtGATAGAGATGCCTCCTGAGACACCCCTGCCTGTGGGCATGCCAGGGGTGATCCGGTGCCCAGTTCGTGCCAATCCCCCACTGCTGTTTGTCAGCTGGACCAAGGATGGGGAGGCCCTGCAACTGGACAAG TTCCCCGGCTGGTCTCAGGGCACAGAAGGCTCACTGAGGATTGCCCTGGGAAATGAGGATGCCCTGGGAGAATACTCCTGCACCCCCTACAACAGTCTGGGTACCGCCGGGCCCTCCCCCGTGACCCGGGTGCTACTCAAG GCTCCTCCAGCCTTTGTGCAACGGCCCAAGGAAGAATATTTCCAAGAAGTGGGGCGGGAGCTACTCATCCCCTGCTCTGCCCAAGGAGACCCTCCTCCTACAGTATCTTGGACCAAG GTGGGCCGGGGGCTGCGGGGCCAGGCCCAGGTGGACAGCAATGGCAGCCTCGTCCTGCGGCCACTGACCAAGGAGGCCCACGGGCGCTGGGAATGCAGTGCCAGCAATGCTGTAGCCCGAGTGACTACCTCCACAAATGTCTACGTGCTGG gaACCAGCCCCCACGTGGTCACCAATGTGTCTGTGGTGCCTGTGCCCAAGGGTGCCAATGTCTCCTGGGAGCCTGGCTTTGATGGTGGCTACCTGCAGAGATTCAGCGTCTGGTACACCCCACT GGCCAAGCGACCTGACCGGGCCCACCACGACTGGCTTTCCCTGGCAGTGCCTGTGGGAGCTGTTCACCTCCTGGTGCCAGGGCTGCAGCCTCACACCCAGTACCAGTTCAGCGTCCTAGCTCAGAACAAGCTGGGCAGTGGGCCCTTCAGTGAGATTGTCTTGTCCGCCCCTGAAG GGCTTCCCACCACACCGGCTGCTCCCCGGCTGCCACCCACGGAGATGCTGCCTCCCCTGTCCCCTCCTCGAGGTCTGGTGGCAGTGAGGACACCCCGGGGTGTGCtcctgcactgggatcccccaGAACTGGTCCCTCAGACCCTGGATGGCTACGTCCTAGAGGGACGGCAAGGCTCTCAGGGCTGGGAGGTGCTGGACCGGGCTGTGGCCGGCTCTGACGTACAACTGCTTGTGCCAGGCCTCATCAAG GATGTTCTCTATGAGTTCCGCCTGGTGGCCTTTGCCGGGAGCTACGTCAGTGATCCCAGCAACTCAGCCAACGTCTCCACCATCG GTCTGGAGGTCTACCCATCGCGCACTCAGCTGCCCGGTCTCCTGCCCCAGCCCGTGCTGGCAGGCGTGGTGGGTGGGGTCTGCTTCCTGGGCGTGGCCGTCTTCGTGAGCATCCTGGCCGCCTGTCTCATGAACCGGCGCAGGGCTGCCCGCCGGCGCCTCAAGCGACTGCGCCAAG AGccacctctcctcttctctccttcggGGAAGTCAGCTTCCCA CTCTGCTCCGGGCTCGGGCAGCCCTGATAGCGTGGCGAAGCTGAAGCTCCAGGGGTCAGAAGTCCCCAGCCTGCGCCAAAGCCTCCTCTGGGGAGAGCCCACCCGCCCCGCCAGCCCCCATCCAGACCCACCACCCAGCCGTGGACCTTTGCCTCTGGAGCCCATTAGCCGGGGCCCAGATGGGCGTTTTGTGATGGGACCCACAGTTGTGCCCCCACATGAAAAGCCGGGCCCAGAGCGGGTGGAACCTGGGGCCCCAGCCCGGCTGCTGGCCAGGCCCtacaactgcagcagcagcagtcccaGTGGGGCGCCACAGCCCCTCTGCATTGCAGACATCAGCCCTGTGGGACCCCCTCCAgcagccccgcccagcccccTGCCGGGTCCTGGATCCCTGCTGCAATATCTGAGCCTGCCCTTCTTCCGGGAGATGAATGTGGATGGAGACTGGCCCCCTCTTGAGGAGCCTAGCCCTGCCCCACCTCTGGATTACATGGATACCCGGCCCTGCCCCATCTCCTCACTCCTTCGCCCACCAGACTCCCCTTTGACATCCCCCAGGACAGGTCATCCTGGGGctatggcaggggctgggggtgccCCCGAGCCTCCTTATACAGCTCTGGCTGACTGGACCCTCCGGGAGCGGCTGCTGCCAGGCCTTCTCCCTGCTGCCCCTCGGGGCAGCCTCACCAGCCAGAGCAGCGGGCGAGGCAGTGCCTCCTTCCTGCGGCCCCCGTCCACAGCGCCCTCAGCTGGAGGCAGCTACCTCAGCCCTGCTCCAGGGGACACCAGCAGCTGGGCCAGCGGTCCTGAGAGGTGGCCGCGAAGGGAGCACGTGATGACCGTCAGCAAGAG GAGGAACACGTCTGTGGACGAGAACTATGAATGGGACTCCGAATTCCCTGGGGACATGGAATTGCTGGAGACTTTGCACCTGGGCTTGGCAGGCTCCCGGCTCCGAGCTGACGTTGAACCAGAGCTAG GCACAAAGAGTCCAGAGGAGGGCTGCCTCCTGAACACTACCCAGGCTTCTGGCCCCGAGGCCCGCTGTGCTGCCCTTCGGGAGGAATTCTTGGCTTTCCGCCGCCGCCGAGATGCCTCTAGGGCCCGACTGCCAGTCTACAGGCAGCCAGTCCCCCACCCTGAACAGGCCACTCTGCTGTGA
- the IGSF9 gene encoding protein turtle homolog A isoform X2, whose translation MIWCLSLAILSLIISQGADGRGKPEVSVVGRAGESVVLGCDLLPPASRPPLHVIEWLRFGFLLPIFIQFGLYSPRIDPDYVGRVRLQKGASLQIEGLRAEDQGWYECRVLFLDQHSPEEDFANGSWVHLTVNSPPQFQETPPLVLEVQELESVTLRCVARGSPQPHVTWKLRGQDLGQSQGQVQVQNGTLLIRRVQRGSSGVYTCQASSTEGSATHATQLLVLGAPIIVVPPRNSTVNASQDVSLACQAEAYPANLTYSWYQDGTNVFHISRLQSRVRILVDGSLRLQSAQPDDAGCYTCVPSNGLLHPPSASAYLTVLYPAQVIEMPPETPLPVGMPGVIRCPVRANPPLLFVSWTKDGEALQLDKFPGWSQGTEGSLRIALGNEDALGEYSCTPYNSLGTAGPSPVTRVLLKAPPAFVQRPKEEYFQEVGRELLIPCSAQGDPPPTVSWTKVGRGLRGQAQVDSNGSLVLRPLTKEAHGRWECSASNAVARVTTSTNVYVLGTSPHVVTNVSVVPVPKGANVSWEPGFDGGYLQRFSVWYTPLAKRPDRAHHDWLSLAVPVGAVHLLVPGLQPHTQYQFSVLAQNKLGSGPFSEIVLSAPEGLPTTPAAPRLPPTEMLPPLSPPRGLVAVRTPRGVLLHWDPPELVPQTLDGYVLEGRQGSQGWEVLDRAVAGSDVQLLVPGLIKDVLYEFRLVAFAGSYVSDPSNSANVSTIEPPLLFSPSGKSASHSAPGSGSPDSVAKLKLQGSEVPSLRQSLLWGEPTRPASPHPDPPPSRGPLPLEPISRGPDGRFVMGPTVVPPHEKPGPERVEPGAPARLLARPYNCSSSSPSGAPQPLCIADISPVGPPPAAPPSPLPGPGSLLQYLSLPFFREMNVDGDWPPLEEPSPAPPLDYMDTRPCPISSLLRPPDSPLTSPRTGHPGAMAGAGGAPEPPYTALADWTLRERLLPGLLPAAPRGSLTSQSSGRGSASFLRPPSTAPSAGGSYLSPAPGDTSSWASGPERWPRREHVMTVSKRRNTSVDENYEWDSEFPGDMELLETLHLGLAGSRLRADVEPELGTKSPEEGCLLNTTQASGPEARCAALREEFLAFRRRRDASRARLPVYRQPVPHPEQATLL comes from the exons ATGATTTGGTGCCTCAGTCTGGCCATCCTCAGCCTGATCATCAGCCAGGGGGCTGACG GTCGAGGGAAGCCTGAGGTCTCTGTGGTGGGCCGGGCTGGGGAGAGTGTGGTGCTGGGCTGTGACCTGCTGCCCCCGGCCAGCCGGCCCCCTCTGCATGTCATCGAGTGGCTGCGCTTTggattcctgcttcccatcttcaTCCAGTTCGGCCTCTACTCTCCGCGAATCGACCCTGATTACGTGG GACGAGTCCGGCTGCAGAAGGGGGCATCACTGCAGATCGAGGGGCTGCGGGCTGAAGACCAGGGCTGGTACGAGTGCCGCGTGCTCTTCCTGGACCAGCACAGCCCCGAGGAGGACTTTGCCAACGGCTCCTGGGTGCACCTGACAGTGAATT CGCCCCCTCAATTCCAGGAGACACCTCCCCTGGTCCTGGAAGTGCAGGAACTGGAGTCTGTGACCCTGCGTTGTGTGGCCCGCGGCAGCCCCCAGCCTCATGTAACTTGGAAACTTCGAGGACAGGACCTTGGCCAGAGCCAGGGTCAAGTGCAA GTGCAGAATGGGACACTGTTGATCCGGCGGGTTCAGCGTGGCAGCTCCGGGGTCTACACCTGCCAAGCCTCCAGCACTGAGGGCAGCGCCACTCATGCCACCCAGCTGCTAGTGCTAG GTGCCCCCATCATCGTGGTGCCTCCCAGGAACAGCACGGTcaatgcctcccaggatgtgtccTTGGCCTGTCAGGCTGAGGCATACCCTGCTAACCTCACCTACAGCTGGTACCAGGATGGCACTAATGTCTTCCACATCAG CCGCTTGCAGTCCCGAGTGCGGATCCTGGTAGATGGGAGCCTGCGGctgcagtcagcccagcctgatgaTGCCGGCTGCTACACCTGTGTCCCCAGTAATGGCCTCCTGCACCCGCCCTCTGCCTCTGCCTACCTCACTGTGCTCT acccagcccaggtGATAGAGATGCCTCCTGAGACACCCCTGCCTGTGGGCATGCCAGGGGTGATCCGGTGCCCAGTTCGTGCCAATCCCCCACTGCTGTTTGTCAGCTGGACCAAGGATGGGGAGGCCCTGCAACTGGACAAG TTCCCCGGCTGGTCTCAGGGCACAGAAGGCTCACTGAGGATTGCCCTGGGAAATGAGGATGCCCTGGGAGAATACTCCTGCACCCCCTACAACAGTCTGGGTACCGCCGGGCCCTCCCCCGTGACCCGGGTGCTACTCAAG GCTCCTCCAGCCTTTGTGCAACGGCCCAAGGAAGAATATTTCCAAGAAGTGGGGCGGGAGCTACTCATCCCCTGCTCTGCCCAAGGAGACCCTCCTCCTACAGTATCTTGGACCAAG GTGGGCCGGGGGCTGCGGGGCCAGGCCCAGGTGGACAGCAATGGCAGCCTCGTCCTGCGGCCACTGACCAAGGAGGCCCACGGGCGCTGGGAATGCAGTGCCAGCAATGCTGTAGCCCGAGTGACTACCTCCACAAATGTCTACGTGCTGG gaACCAGCCCCCACGTGGTCACCAATGTGTCTGTGGTGCCTGTGCCCAAGGGTGCCAATGTCTCCTGGGAGCCTGGCTTTGATGGTGGCTACCTGCAGAGATTCAGCGTCTGGTACACCCCACT GGCCAAGCGACCTGACCGGGCCCACCACGACTGGCTTTCCCTGGCAGTGCCTGTGGGAGCTGTTCACCTCCTGGTGCCAGGGCTGCAGCCTCACACCCAGTACCAGTTCAGCGTCCTAGCTCAGAACAAGCTGGGCAGTGGGCCCTTCAGTGAGATTGTCTTGTCCGCCCCTGAAG GGCTTCCCACCACACCGGCTGCTCCCCGGCTGCCACCCACGGAGATGCTGCCTCCCCTGTCCCCTCCTCGAGGTCTGGTGGCAGTGAGGACACCCCGGGGTGTGCtcctgcactgggatcccccaGAACTGGTCCCTCAGACCCTGGATGGCTACGTCCTAGAGGGACGGCAAGGCTCTCAGGGCTGGGAGGTGCTGGACCGGGCTGTGGCCGGCTCTGACGTACAACTGCTTGTGCCAGGCCTCATCAAG GATGTTCTCTATGAGTTCCGCCTGGTGGCCTTTGCCGGGAGCTACGTCAGTGATCCCAGCAACTCAGCCAACGTCTCCACCATCG AGccacctctcctcttctctccttcggGGAAGTCAGCTTCCCA CTCTGCTCCGGGCTCGGGCAGCCCTGATAGCGTGGCGAAGCTGAAGCTCCAGGGGTCAGAAGTCCCCAGCCTGCGCCAAAGCCTCCTCTGGGGAGAGCCCACCCGCCCCGCCAGCCCCCATCCAGACCCACCACCCAGCCGTGGACCTTTGCCTCTGGAGCCCATTAGCCGGGGCCCAGATGGGCGTTTTGTGATGGGACCCACAGTTGTGCCCCCACATGAAAAGCCGGGCCCAGAGCGGGTGGAACCTGGGGCCCCAGCCCGGCTGCTGGCCAGGCCCtacaactgcagcagcagcagtcccaGTGGGGCGCCACAGCCCCTCTGCATTGCAGACATCAGCCCTGTGGGACCCCCTCCAgcagccccgcccagcccccTGCCGGGTCCTGGATCCCTGCTGCAATATCTGAGCCTGCCCTTCTTCCGGGAGATGAATGTGGATGGAGACTGGCCCCCTCTTGAGGAGCCTAGCCCTGCCCCACCTCTGGATTACATGGATACCCGGCCCTGCCCCATCTCCTCACTCCTTCGCCCACCAGACTCCCCTTTGACATCCCCCAGGACAGGTCATCCTGGGGctatggcaggggctgggggtgccCCCGAGCCTCCTTATACAGCTCTGGCTGACTGGACCCTCCGGGAGCGGCTGCTGCCAGGCCTTCTCCCTGCTGCCCCTCGGGGCAGCCTCACCAGCCAGAGCAGCGGGCGAGGCAGTGCCTCCTTCCTGCGGCCCCCGTCCACAGCGCCCTCAGCTGGAGGCAGCTACCTCAGCCCTGCTCCAGGGGACACCAGCAGCTGGGCCAGCGGTCCTGAGAGGTGGCCGCGAAGGGAGCACGTGATGACCGTCAGCAAGAG GAGGAACACGTCTGTGGACGAGAACTATGAATGGGACTCCGAATTCCCTGGGGACATGGAATTGCTGGAGACTTTGCACCTGGGCTTGGCAGGCTCCCGGCTCCGAGCTGACGTTGAACCAGAGCTAG GCACAAAGAGTCCAGAGGAGGGCTGCCTCCTGAACACTACCCAGGCTTCTGGCCCCGAGGCCCGCTGTGCTGCCCTTCGGGAGGAATTCTTGGCTTTCCGCCGCCGCCGAGATGCCTCTAGGGCCCGACTGCCAGTCTACAGGCAGCCAGTCCCCCACCCTGAACAGGCCACTCTGCTGTGA
- the SLAMF9 gene encoding LOW QUALITY PROTEIN: SLAM family member 9 (The sequence of the model RefSeq protein was modified relative to this genomic sequence to represent the inferred CDS: substituted 2 bases at 2 genomic stop codons): MGAFLWLLFLLLLCEAKGFSGDDVNPEDVMAVLQESVSLSPEIPSDEEVDTIVWSFHQXLATVVPGKEGRPATLTVNNLQYXGRLSLLDTGYSLLISNLSWKDSGSYQAQVNLRTSQLSIKQFYNLCVYRRLSKPQITVNFEIFGGGACNTSLNCSVEKVDVDVTYNWFSLEDSTDANCGGPVLSTSWKPVDKALSYICKASNPVSDVISSPISAGHFCADPGYSEKPSTFFCLLAKGLLLLLILVILAVGLWAIRVQEKAQTPQTKQLRRNRMKLRRRGKPDPSPI; the protein is encoded by the exons ATGGGGGCCTTTCTTTGGctactcttcctcctgctgctctgtGAGG CCAAAGGGTTCTCTGGAGATGATGTGAACCCCGAGGACGTCATGGCAGTCCTGCAGGAGTCTGTCAGCCTCTCCCCAGAAATACCATCTGACGAAGAGGTTGATACCATCGTCTGGTCTTTTCACCAGTAGCTTGCTACTGTGGTGCCAGGGAAGGAGGGACGCCCAGCTACCCTCACAGTGAACAACCTACAGTACTAGGGCCGGCTGAGCCTGCTGGACACAGGCTACAGCCTGCTCATCAGCAATCTGAGCTGGAAAGACTCAGGCTCTTACCAGGCTCAAGTCAACCTGAGAACATCGCAGTTGTCCATCAAGCAGTTCTACAATCTATGTGTCTACC GAAGGCTGTCCAAGCCCCAAATCACAGTGAACTTTGAAATTTTTGGAGGAGGTGCCTGTAATACGTCCCTGAACTGCTCTGTGGAGAAAGTGGATGTGGATGTGACCTACAACTGGTTCTCCTTGGAGGATAGCACCGACGCAAACTGTGGAGGCCCCGTCCTCAGCACATCCTGGAAGCCGGTTGACAAAGCCCTCTCCTACATTTGCAAGGCCAGCAACCCTGTCAGTGATGTTATTTCCAGTCCCATCTCTGCAGGGCATTTCTGTGCAG ATCCTGGCTATTCTGAGAAGCCTTCCACGTTCTTCTGCCTCCTGGCCAAAGGACTACTGCTCCTCTTGATCCTGGTAATTCTGGCCGTGGGGCTCTGGGCCATCCGAGTGCAGGAGAAAGCCCAAACGCCCCAGACGAAACAGCtcaggagaaacagaatgaaactGAGGAGAAGGGGCAAGCCTGACCCCAGCCCAATCTGA